The Sulfurimonas sp. HSL3-2 genome segment GATCGATGATGCTAGAACAGCTGCTTTTAGAAGCTGCATCGAGATTTGAACAGATCTCCGTGAGTGTACTCAAAGACTCTCGTGCCGTCAAGTTTTATGAACGTTTTGGTTTTGAAAAGATAGAAGGTTCCGAGTCAAAAAGTCCTATTGACGGTTCCGAGACTATCACAATGATAAAAAAACTGGAATACAAAGAGGTAGTGCGTCCAAGCGACGGCTATGACCCTTCTAAATGGATGGATTAAAGACTCTTACATGTAAGGTGTGATCCTTACATGTAAAGTTTACTTCGCGTAGACCGTAGCTCTTGTCTCGCGTATCACGTTTACTTTTATCTCGCCCGGATATTGGACTTTTTCCTCTATCTCTTTAGCGATCTCTTTAGCCAAAAGTACAGACTCATCATCGTTTATCAATGTTGCATTCACGATGACTCTCAGTTCACGACCCGCATTAATTGCGTACGACTGTTTGACGCCGTTGTGTCTTGAAGCGATCTCTTCGACCAGACTCACACGTTTTAAGAAGCTCTCTAAAACTTCTCGTCTTGCGCCCGGACGTGCAGCTGAAAGTGCATCTGCAGCACAGACAGCCCCACACTCCACACTTTTGATCTCTTCATGTCCGTGGTGTGCATAGATAGCGTTTATGACCACCTCACTCTCGTTGTATCTGGTACAGACCTCTACGCCAAGATCAACGTGATTCCCGTCAACATCGTGAGTCAGAGACTTACCGATATCGTGAAGCAGACCCGCTCTTTTTGCCAGTAACGGATCACCGCCCATCTCAGCGGCCATGATGCCTGCCAAATGAGCAACTTCAAGTGTATGAGCCAGAGCGTTCTGCCCGTAACTCGCACGGTATCTTAGTCTTCCGATCAGTCTCATCAGCTCCGGATTCATCGGAGGAAGTCCCATCTTCGCGACGATATCTTCACCCTCTTGAAGGATCTTGTCTTCGAACTCATCGCACACTTTTTGATAGATATCCTCTATGCGCGCTGGCTGGATACGACCATCTTCCACAAGCAGTTCTATCGTTTTTGTCGCGATCGCTCTGCGGTAAAGATTAAAGCTGCTTACGACGATAGTGTTCGGCGTATCATCGATGATGATATCGACACCGAGCACCATCTCTAGCGCTTTAATATTTCTACCCTCTCTACCGATGATGCGGCCTTTTAGCTCATCACTTTCAAGATAGATATTGTTTACCAGTCTCTCACTTGCAAAATCACCCGCAAAACGCGTAGTGGCTTGAGCCAATATAAAATTAGCCTTTCTCTGCCCTTCCGCTTTTGCTTCATTCTCATACTTTCTTACAATATGAGCGATATCCGCACGTGAACTCTCTTCTACTTTTTGAAGCAGAAGAGTTTTGGCTTCGGTTCTTGTCATCCCCGAAGCACCTTCTAAAACTCTTATGACATCGTCTATACGTGATTCATAATCATGTTTTACTATTTCTAGAGATTTCTCATTTCTTTTTAATTTCAATCTTTCACTAGATAAAGCTAAATTTTCATTTTTTAACTTTTGAGTCTCGCTCTCTTTGTAGCGGTTAAACTCATTCTCTTTTCTTTGCAGCTCATCAGAGCGATCCTGCATATCCCGCTTTACACGGTCTTTTACACTCTCGTACTCTTTTCTAGCTTCTAACTCAATCTCTTGAGATTTTAAATTCGCTTTATGTAAAAGTAGTTCGGCTTCACTCTCTATAGCTTTTGCTTTAGATCTTGCCTGTTCTACATATATTTCAAAATTAGCACTTGAAACTTTTTTAGAAATGAAAAAACCTACTACCCCGCCTATGATGGCTGTTAAAGCCCCTAACAGTACGATAGTTAGCATTTAGTTTCCTTCTATGCAACAATCTTATCCTCGGTGTTATCAATATATCACACGATATATCATGGTCATCACAGATATCTTTATCTGTATAACAGATCTGTGATTGTAAAAAAATTTTATATGGATCATTTTTGAGTTTTTCAAAGAAACGATCATACATCCCTTTTCCAAATCCAATACGTCGCGATTTTATATCAACTCCAACCGCTGGAATAATAGCTACATCAATTTTTCTTATATTTTTAAAACTGTTTCCCGCTTCATATATATTAAACTTTTTTCGTGATAGCGGTAATCTGAATGGTACCATTTTAAAACTGATTTCTTGCATAAATGGAAGAAGAACATTATTTTTTTTACGAATAAATCGAATAGATTTTCTTATATCTACCTCTAAATCAAGCGGCCAATAGCAAAGGACATTAAGTCCTTTTGCATCTTTTAAAAGTGATATAATCTGATTGTTTACCAGGTTATCACGGTAGATTTTGTTGAATTTTGATGATCTGCATAATTTATTTAAGCAATTTTGGCGAAAATTCTCTTTTGTCGTGTCCATTTCAAATCTTTTGATATAATTTCGTATATTTTATCCAATTAAAGGTTTTAAATGCTAAAAAAATCACTCATTATCTCTGCTTTAACTATTACGCTCTTTTTTCAAGCTTGTAGTGACGACAAAAGTGATGAAAACTCTATGGTCGCATCAAATCAGTTTGTTTTAAACGATCTTGCTAAAGAATCACATACGATAGTAAAAGAGGGAAATAACTTTACACTTGATAACCTAAAAGGTAAAGTCGTGATTTTTGACATATTTGCGACATGGTGTCCTCCTTGCCGCGCTGAAGCGTCACATCTTGCAGCACTACAGGCAAAATATAAAGACGATCTTGTAGTCGCTGGTCTTTCTATACAAAAAGATCTTACCGCTGCAGATATAGTCGAATTTAAAAACGAATACGGTGCAAACTATATGATGCTTGTCTCTCCTGAGAACCGTAAACTGGCTTTTTCGATCGCTTCGACTTTAGAGGGGCTAGAATCGGATTTCCCTATTCCGTTGATGGTAATGTACAAAGACGGTAATCTTGTAAACTACTACATAGGTGCGACACCTGAAGAGTTTATAGAAAACGATATCAAAAAGGCGCTAGGTAAATAATGTTCGGATTCATAAAACAGGGACTTAAAAAAACCGTCGATGCCATAAAGACGGTCGCTCCAAAGAAAAAAGTCACACTTACTAAAGAGGAACTGGAAGATATACTTCTAGAAGCTGACGTCGAGTATGCCCTTGTAGAGATCATCTTAAACGAAATATACCAAGAGAAGATCACACGTACTATACTCGAAGCAAAACTACTGGCTACTTTTGCCTATACAAGCTATGCACAACCTGAACACACGGCACCTTTTGTAGATCTGATAATCGGTGTCAACGGTGCAGGCAAAACAACAACGATCGCAAAACTAGCTTCTATGTATAAAAATGAGGGAAAACGTGTAATGCTTGGAGCTGCAGACACTTTTAGAGCCGCAGCGATCGAGCAGCTTACACGCTGGGCAGACAAACTTGATGTTCCTATTGTATTTTCCCGTCAAGGTCATGATCCTTCAGCTGTCGCGTACGATACTATCGAATCGGCAAAAGCAAAACATTTTGACAATGTTATCATAGACACAGCGGGCCGTCTTCATACGCAGACCAACCTTGCGAACGAACTTAAAAAGATAGACCGTATCTGCGATAAA includes the following:
- a CDS encoding 5-formyltetrahydrofolate cyclo-ligase; its protein translation is MDTTKENFRQNCLNKLCRSSKFNKIYRDNLVNNQIISLLKDAKGLNVLCYWPLDLEVDIRKSIRFIRKKNNVLLPFMQEISFKMVPFRLPLSRKKFNIYEAGNSFKNIRKIDVAIIPAVGVDIKSRRIGFGKGMYDRFFEKLKNDPYKIFLQSQICYTDKDICDDHDISCDILITPRIRLLHRRKLNANYRTVRGFNSHHRRGSRFFHF
- the ftsY gene encoding signal recognition particle-docking protein FtsY: MFGFIKQGLKKTVDAIKTVAPKKKVTLTKEELEDILLEADVEYALVEIILNEIYQEKITRTILEAKLLATFAYTSYAQPEHTAPFVDLIIGVNGAGKTTTIAKLASMYKNEGKRVMLGAADTFRAAAIEQLTRWADKLDVPIVFSRQGHDPSAVAYDTIESAKAKHFDNVIIDTAGRLHTQTNLANELKKIDRICDKAHAGAPHRTILILDGTQGNSAIAQAKAFNEMVGIDGIIITKLDGTAKGGSVFSIAYALQLPILYIGVGEQPEHLIKFDKYEFVNGLLDEIFAADEEN
- a CDS encoding TlpA disulfide reductase family protein, yielding MLKKSLIISALTITLFFQACSDDKSDENSMVASNQFVLNDLAKESHTIVKEGNNFTLDNLKGKVVIFDIFATWCPPCRAEASHLAALQAKYKDDLVVAGLSIQKDLTAADIVEFKNEYGANYMMLVSPENRKLAFSIASTLEGLESDFPIPLMVMYKDGNLVNYYIGATPEEFIENDIKKALGK
- the rny gene encoding ribonuclease Y; translated protein: MLTIVLLGALTAIIGGVVGFFISKKVSSANFEIYVEQARSKAKAIESEAELLLHKANLKSQEIELEARKEYESVKDRVKRDMQDRSDELQRKENEFNRYKESETQKLKNENLALSSERLKLKRNEKSLEIVKHDYESRIDDVIRVLEGASGMTRTEAKTLLLQKVEESSRADIAHIVRKYENEAKAEGQRKANFILAQATTRFAGDFASERLVNNIYLESDELKGRIIGREGRNIKALEMVLGVDIIIDDTPNTIVVSSFNLYRRAIATKTIELLVEDGRIQPARIEDIYQKVCDEFEDKILQEGEDIVAKMGLPPMNPELMRLIGRLRYRASYGQNALAHTLEVAHLAGIMAAEMGGDPLLAKRAGLLHDIGKSLTHDVDGNHVDLGVEVCTRYNESEVVINAIYAHHGHEEIKSVECGAVCAADALSAARPGARREVLESFLKRVSLVEEIASRHNGVKQSYAINAGRELRVIVNATLINDDESVLLAKEIAKEIEEKVQYPGEIKVNVIRETRATVYAK